Proteins encoded together in one Sylvia atricapilla isolate bSylAtr1 chromosome 2, bSylAtr1.pri, whole genome shotgun sequence window:
- the TMEM123 gene encoding porimin: MRLLGGSSCALWLLLLLARGSRNENTNGTEAINSTTPIPGNSSSDNDNSTTVTVSSTQSTSTSAGGASNSTTHLASTSQPNTTTTMSVILTTQPTKASQTASPTAASPATSPQANITVVTTSKTSSTSVTTTSKSESVVVKTSRFDVGSFVGGIVLTLGVLVILYIGCKTYHSRRGIQYRTIDEHDAII; this comes from the exons ATGCGGCTCCTCGGCGGCTCGTCCTGcgctctgtggctgctgctgctgctcgccCGCGGCTCCC GTAATGAAAACACAAATGGAACTGAAGCCATTAACAGTACTACTCCAATTCCAGGCAATAGCTCATCAG acaATGACAATTCAACCACTGTCACTGTGTCATCCACACAATCTACATCAACATCTGCAGGAG GTGCATCAAACAGTACTACTCATCTGGCCAGTACCAGTCAGcccaacaccaccaccaccatgtcTGTGATCCTGACAACTCAGCCCACCAAAGCCAGCCAGACAGCATCACCCACCGCAGCTTCACCAGCCACATCGCCCCAGGCCAATATTACAGTGGTGACCACTTCTAAGACTTCTTCCACTTCTGTAACAA ccACATCAAAATCAGAGTCTGTTGTAGTCAAAACCTCCAGATTTGATGTGGGCAGTTTTGTAGGTGGCATTGTGCTGACTCTTGGCGTCCTAGTCATTCTCTACATTGGATGCAAAACTTACCACTCTAGAAGAGGCATTCAGTACAGAACCAT TGATGAACACGATGCCATCATTTAA
- the MMP7 gene encoding matrilysin, with product MGTIHYLLLCAVIFLPETPAFPVHLRQEPWSSVDLEKVKGYLDKFFPIFTKTQNLSIAERIKEMQKFFHLTITGKLDRETEEIMKLPRCGLPDVAEYQTFPRSPKWKKTHLTYKILSYTPDLPRRKVDDAIKRALMVWSDVTPLQFRRVYLSQADIEIRFARREHGDGSPFDGNGGTLAHAFAPGEGLGGDAHFDDDEKWSEVNRDVNLFLVAAHEFGHSLGLDHSNVQGALMYPIYSYQNPENFRLPADDRQGIQKLYGKKSSNS from the exons ATGGGCACCATTCACTACCTCCTGCTTTGTGCTGTCATCTTCCTACCTGAGactcctgcttttccagtaCACCTGAGACAAGAACCATGGAGCAGCGTAGACCTTGAGAAAGTAAAG GGATATCTTGACAAATTCTTTCCAATTTttacaaaaacacaaaacctaaGCATAGCAGAAAGGattaaagaaatgcagaaatttttcCACCTGACTATAACTGGAAAATtagacagagaaacagaagaaataatgaaattgcCCAGATGTGGTTTGCCTGATGTAGCAGAATACCAAACATTTCCTAGATCTCCAAAGTGGAAAAAGACACATTTAACTTACAA GATTCTCAGTTATACACCTGATCTACCCAGAAGGAAAGTGGATGATGCAATTAAAAGGGCCTTGATGGTCTGGAGTGATGTGACTCCACTGCAGTTCCGAAGAGTCTACTTGAGCCAGGCAGACATTGAGATTAGATTTGCACGTCGTG agCATGGTGATGGATCCCCTTTCGATGGAAATGGTGGCACATTGGCCCACGCGTTTGCACCTGGAGAAGGGCTTGGTGGAGACGCTCATTTTGATGATGATGAAAAATGGTCAGAAGTCAATCGAG ATGTCAATTTGTTCCTCGTTGCTGCTCATGAATTTGGCCATTCTTTGGGACTTGACCATTCAAATGTCCAAGGAGCTCTAATGTACCCTATCTACTCCTATCAGAACCCAGAAAACTTCAGACTTCCAGCAGACGATAGGCAAGGAATTCAGAAGTTATATG GGAAAAAGTCATCCAACTCTTGA